From one Peredibacter starrii genomic stretch:
- a CDS encoding U32 family peptidase produces MKLTSYGRSLHELNILKDQGFEEVILEPKSLSRFGKLSKDEFLALSMRAKELGLRVLLEWDILMTEDVFTAKLKEVNDYVAHADAVRVQDPGAFGWVVRNTDRPLQFIAENGNHNLPALEGWVDLAKGRLERLILSIELSKTAIEGYVQKLKVPCELLGMGRILLFYTPRPLLSALAPEKMTMNGEIAALGESEESPHKGFPIVENAHGTFMFHIKEFCLVDFAHELRQMGLGFFRIDQRWDNQLLAEISGLVKNFDATGFETFKEKYTQDLMRGFYLVNKTDVLFPKLKNSRLQKREGDYIGEVLEAEKGSHLAIMVKNPKGLKKTDLLKILHPKGEIFESKIYSLRNLSLEEVDSVAAGNLAIIQFIGGVWVKSQVFYQ; encoded by the coding sequence ATGAAACTTACCAGCTACGGACGCTCACTCCATGAATTAAATATTTTAAAAGACCAAGGTTTCGAGGAAGTGATCCTTGAACCAAAGTCTCTTTCTCGTTTTGGTAAACTTTCTAAAGATGAGTTCTTAGCACTTTCAATGCGTGCGAAGGAATTAGGTCTTCGTGTTCTTCTTGAATGGGACATTCTCATGACTGAGGATGTGTTCACGGCAAAACTTAAAGAAGTAAATGATTACGTCGCTCACGCAGATGCTGTACGAGTACAAGACCCGGGTGCATTTGGTTGGGTCGTAAGAAATACCGACAGGCCTCTTCAGTTTATTGCTGAAAACGGTAACCACAATCTTCCTGCTTTAGAAGGTTGGGTGGACCTGGCGAAAGGACGTTTAGAGCGTCTTATTCTTTCAATTGAATTATCGAAAACGGCCATCGAGGGTTACGTTCAGAAACTAAAAGTTCCATGTGAGCTTCTTGGGATGGGACGCATTCTTCTCTTTTATACTCCAAGACCACTTCTATCTGCCCTGGCTCCAGAGAAGATGACTATGAATGGAGAAATCGCGGCCCTTGGGGAGAGTGAAGAATCACCTCACAAAGGTTTCCCGATTGTTGAAAATGCTCATGGCACATTTATGTTCCATATTAAAGAATTCTGCCTGGTAGATTTCGCTCATGAGCTTCGTCAAATGGGACTGGGCTTTTTCCGTATTGATCAACGTTGGGACAATCAGCTTCTTGCCGAGATCTCGGGTCTCGTGAAAAACTTCGATGCCACTGGGTTTGAAACTTTCAAAGAAAAATACACGCAAGATCTTATGCGTGGCTTTTACCTTGTGAACAAGACAGATGTACTCTTCCCGAAACTTAAAAACTCTCGTCTTCAAAAACGAGAGGGTGATTATATTGGGGAAGTGCTTGAGGCCGAAAAAGGTTCCCATCTTGCCATCATGGTTAAGAACCCGAAGGGCCTTAAGAAGACAGATCTCTTGAAGATCCTTCATCCAAAGGGTGAGATCTTCGAATCAAAGATCTATTCATTAAGAAACCTTTCACTTGAAGAAGTTGATTCGGTCGCTGCGGGTAATCTTGCCATTATCCAGTTTATTGGTGGAGTATGGGTTAAATCCCAAGTCTTCTATCAATAA
- a CDS encoding cytochrome P450 produces MLKRTTCFKGKAAAELFYSTKLERKGAAPEPIKATLFGKGGVQGLDQREHQHRKKLFMPFMESSNLDDLFNLTHAIWQRRIKSWIGNPEISLYEEAQLIHTEAICEWFGIPLRKDEIPEKAKELTIMFDYAGAKDLSYFKARFKRKKTERWISEHIEDIRKHPREYSDSYLKRFSLFRDLRGELLPLNAATTEILSALRPAVAISLYVVFLAHALHQFPDRARLMNTEKDRFSFIQEVRRFYPFFPVIPARARENFVWRNHEFIKGQMVLLDIYGTNHDERIWKHPEHFMPERFNDRPENPYDFIPQGGGDHATGHRCPGELITIGFMNVALHCLTEEIDYHVPIQDLKINFSRLPAIINSHMILNNVRPKSQRKEIRPSMNFFQE; encoded by the coding sequence CGCACCAGAACCGATAAAGGCCACTCTTTTTGGCAAAGGCGGTGTGCAAGGTCTTGATCAAAGAGAACATCAACACAGAAAGAAATTATTCATGCCTTTCATGGAGTCATCAAACTTGGACGATCTCTTCAATTTGACTCATGCCATTTGGCAGAGAAGAATCAAAAGCTGGATCGGAAATCCTGAAATAAGTTTGTATGAGGAAGCTCAGCTCATTCATACTGAGGCCATTTGCGAATGGTTTGGTATTCCTCTTCGTAAGGACGAAATTCCTGAGAAGGCAAAAGAACTAACCATCATGTTTGATTATGCAGGGGCCAAGGATCTGAGTTATTTCAAGGCGCGGTTTAAGCGAAAGAAAACTGAAAGATGGATCAGTGAACACATTGAGGACATTAGAAAACATCCTCGTGAATATAGTGATTCTTACCTAAAACGTTTTTCACTTTTCAGAGACCTTAGAGGTGAATTACTTCCCTTAAACGCGGCCACCACGGAAATCTTAAGTGCACTGAGGCCCGCAGTGGCGATTTCTCTATACGTCGTTTTCCTAGCTCATGCTTTACATCAGTTTCCAGACAGGGCCCGTTTAATGAATACAGAAAAAGATCGATTCTCATTCATTCAGGAAGTAAGGCGATTCTATCCCTTTTTCCCTGTTATACCGGCCAGGGCGAGAGAAAATTTTGTTTGGAGGAATCATGAATTCATCAAGGGCCAAATGGTCCTCTTGGATATCTATGGCACTAATCACGATGAAAGAATCTGGAAGCACCCCGAGCATTTTATGCCTGAGAGGTTTAATGATCGCCCAGAAAATCCATACGACTTCATTCCTCAGGGCGGAGGTGACCATGCCACTGGACATCGCTGTCCCGGAGAATTAATCACCATCGGCTTTATGAATGTCGCCCTCCACTGTCTAACTGAGGAAATTGACTACCATGTTCCAATACAGGATTTAAAAATAAATTTCTCAAGACTTCCGGCCATTATAAATAGTCATATGATTCTTAATAATGTTCGCCCTAAGTCTCAAAGAAAGGAGATTCGTCCTTCAATGAACTTCTTCCAGGAATAG
- a CDS encoding peptidase U32 family protein produces MTKHQLPEVLAPAGSLDKLKIAVLYGANAVYVGGQKFGLRTAADNFTLDELREGMNFAHERGTQVYVVLNSFLHDKDLEEVPEFVKFLEEIGTDAVIVSDLGVVKTVRAHSKIPVHISTQASTLNSESARIWKEAGATRIVLGREVSVKEAGKIKREVDIEIEMFIHGSMCMAYSGHCVISNFTQGRDSNRGGCAHSCRFEYSLEGLDTPEKKKAYFMSSKDLEGLRVLPAFIEEKIDSLKIEGRMKSHLYAGTMSKVYSEALKYYAEHGDFLSDDLINWEAELSKVSHRTYTEASLVEKAGADSIFNERENASDGEWQMVGSVIDANPKSGIVIEVRNAFNQGDELEIIPFKGPAIKVVANEIMDLAMKAVTRTRPTTLVRLPFVEGVSSMHLVRQRGKA; encoded by the coding sequence ATGACTAAGCATCAACTTCCTGAGGTGCTGGCCCCGGCCGGTAGCCTCGATAAATTAAAAATTGCTGTTCTTTATGGCGCCAACGCCGTCTACGTAGGTGGACAGAAGTTTGGACTTCGGACAGCGGCCGATAACTTTACTCTGGATGAGCTCCGTGAAGGGATGAACTTTGCCCATGAAAGGGGCACCCAGGTGTATGTGGTTTTAAACTCCTTTCTTCATGATAAGGACCTGGAAGAGGTACCTGAGTTTGTGAAGTTCCTGGAAGAGATTGGAACAGATGCAGTGATTGTTTCTGATCTGGGTGTGGTGAAGACTGTACGTGCTCATTCAAAGATTCCAGTTCATATCTCAACCCAAGCTTCGACCCTGAATTCTGAAAGTGCCCGCATCTGGAAAGAGGCCGGTGCTACTCGTATCGTTTTGGGCCGTGAAGTTTCAGTTAAAGAAGCAGGAAAAATTAAGCGTGAAGTGGACATCGAAATCGAGATGTTTATTCATGGTTCAATGTGTATGGCCTACTCTGGTCACTGTGTGATTTCAAACTTCACTCAAGGTCGCGATTCTAACCGTGGTGGTTGCGCCCATTCATGTCGATTCGAATACTCTCTTGAGGGTCTCGATACTCCGGAGAAAAAGAAAGCATATTTCATGAGCTCAAAAGACCTTGAGGGTCTAAGAGTTCTTCCGGCCTTCATTGAAGAGAAGATTGATTCTCTAAAAATTGAAGGTCGTATGAAGTCTCACTTGTACGCTGGTACCATGTCGAAAGTTTATTCTGAGGCCCTGAAGTATTATGCTGAACACGGCGACTTCCTGTCAGACGATCTTATTAACTGGGAAGCCGAATTAAGTAAGGTGTCTCACCGTACCTATACAGAGGCGAGTTTAGTTGAAAAGGCCGGAGCTGATTCAATTTTCAATGAAAGAGAAAACGCTTCAGACGGTGAATGGCAAATGGTTGGCTCAGTCATTGATGCTAATCCAAAGTCAGGAATCGTCATTGAAGTGAGAAATGCTTTTAATCAAGGTGATGAACTCGAAATCATTCCTTTCAAAGGTCCGGCGATTAAGGTTGTGGCCAATGAGATCATGGATCTTGCCATGAAAGCAGTGACACGCACTCGTCCCACAACTCTGGTTAGACTTCCATTTGTTGAAGGTGTTAGTTCAATGCATCTCGTTCGTCAGAGAGGCAAAGCATGA